The Deinococcus proteolyticus MRP genome includes a window with the following:
- a CDS encoding MBL fold metallo-hydrolase, which produces MTAFPPSVRRTVTHSGTRIYTLEVDAYRSLPVNVFVILRGPVSQPTYRALVDTGSERPACFQQILGGLDHLHSTYGEQVGLEALDRIILTHEHPDHIGGLPLLQRHTRAPLAAHPLAAESLRDPLDAQQRSLSVQQEVYRWVGLPEEMSAAWLATQKRPVIPAGVTVATELSLQELLDGFIQVIHVPGHAAGQVALGIDEVLLTADHLLPGSLPPLWPERLRPFLGLNHYLRSLRAVEQRPGIRQVLPSHGLPIDRPDQRVEAVRQKVIGKLERVIEQVGTAPGRTIFEIAQVLYPDQPAPRARLLLSQTAALVEYLAERNVLTEARGKQGAATWTLGEQTAELGV; this is translated from the coding sequence GTGACCGCCTTTCCCCCCTCAGTTCGCCGGACTGTCACTCACTCCGGAACCCGCATCTACACCCTGGAAGTGGACGCCTACCGTTCCCTGCCTGTCAACGTGTTCGTGATTCTGCGCGGCCCCGTCTCGCAGCCAACGTACCGGGCACTGGTGGACACAGGCAGTGAGCGGCCCGCCTGTTTCCAGCAGATTCTGGGTGGTCTGGATCACCTGCATTCCACGTATGGTGAACAGGTTGGCCTGGAGGCACTGGACCGCATCATCCTGACCCATGAGCACCCGGACCACATCGGGGGACTGCCTTTGCTCCAGAGACATACTCGTGCGCCCCTGGCTGCCCATCCGCTGGCTGCCGAGTCCCTCCGTGATCCGCTCGATGCGCAGCAGCGCTCCTTAAGCGTGCAGCAAGAGGTCTATCGCTGGGTGGGCCTTCCTGAAGAGATGTCTGCCGCCTGGCTGGCGACCCAGAAAAGGCCGGTGATTCCAGCAGGCGTGACTGTAGCCACTGAGCTTTCCCTACAGGAGCTGCTTGACGGCTTTATTCAGGTCATTCATGTTCCTGGTCATGCTGCCGGCCAAGTGGCACTGGGCATAGATGAAGTATTGCTGACGGCAGACCACCTGCTCCCTGGAAGCTTACCTCCGCTCTGGCCAGAGCGGCTTCGGCCCTTCCTGGGACTGAACCATTATCTGCGCTCACTCAGGGCAGTTGAACAGCGTCCTGGGATTCGCCAGGTACTTCCCAGTCATGGCTTGCCGATAGACCGGCCTGACCAGCGGGTCGAGGCGGTGCGGCAAAAAGTGATAGGTAAACTGGAGAGAGTGATAGAGCAGGTGGGGACCGCACCCGGCCGCACTATCTTCGAGATAGCGCAGGTGCTTTACCCGGACCAGCCTGCTCCACGGGCGCGGCTCCTCCTCAGCCAAACTGCTGCGCTGGTAGAGTATTTGGCAGAGCGGAACGTACTTACTGAAGCCCGGGGTAAGCAGGGAGCGGCCACCTGGACCCTAGGGGAACAAACCGCCGAGCTTGGGGTCTGA